In one Bacillus sp. PK3_68 genomic region, the following are encoded:
- a CDS encoding aspartate aminotransferase family protein, translated as MSIQTEKAKTIAENLVEWDKKHYFHPTTPLKDQQANGPAHIFTKGHGIHVTDVHGNQFIDGVSSLWNVNIGYGRKELADAASEQMMTLAYGSSFFNNSHDVVIRLSKKLASLASGNLNVSFFTSGGSESNESAIKIVRHYWKMKGQPERKKIIALERSYHGVTMGATSATGVPEFKNMITAIAPDFLHALPYQTECERGDKSAPGYERSIRGLIEKEGPETIAGVILEPVQGVGGIQIPPEGYLKAVRRLCDEYGILMMTDEVITGFGRTGKMFGVEHWDVVPDLMSVAKGITSGYIQLGAVMMTEQLRDELAELSDNVFFHGFTYSGHPTACAVALKNIEIIENEGLVDNAKQMEKELLNGLHYLQDTHKIAAKPRALGLMGGIELLADPDSDTAFDPSVFAAPAVVEECAKRNLILRPLIFGGLNVVAIAPPLIVNKQDIETIIHTLSDSIKAFEQKVL; from the coding sequence ATGTCAATTCAAACAGAAAAAGCCAAAACAATTGCTGAAAATTTAGTTGAATGGGATAAAAAACATTACTTCCATCCAACCACTCCACTAAAAGATCAACAAGCGAATGGACCTGCGCACATTTTTACAAAAGGCCATGGCATTCATGTAACCGATGTTCACGGCAATCAATTTATTGATGGGGTTTCATCATTATGGAACGTAAACATTGGCTATGGGCGCAAGGAACTTGCTGATGCAGCCAGTGAGCAAATGATGACTCTCGCCTATGGATCGTCATTCTTCAATAATTCTCATGATGTCGTTATCCGTTTGTCTAAAAAACTAGCAAGTTTGGCATCTGGAAACTTGAATGTCAGCTTTTTTACCTCAGGCGGTTCGGAATCAAATGAAAGCGCCATCAAAATTGTCCGACATTATTGGAAGATGAAAGGACAGCCGGAGCGCAAGAAAATTATCGCACTGGAAAGAAGTTATCACGGGGTCACGATGGGAGCAACAAGTGCAACGGGTGTGCCAGAATTTAAAAATATGATTACCGCCATCGCGCCGGACTTTCTGCATGCACTGCCTTATCAAACGGAATGCGAACGCGGTGATAAATCAGCCCCAGGCTATGAACGCAGTATTAGAGGATTGATTGAAAAAGAAGGACCTGAAACAATTGCAGGAGTTATCCTCGAACCTGTCCAAGGTGTCGGCGGTATACAAATCCCGCCTGAAGGCTATTTGAAAGCTGTGCGCCGGCTATGTGACGAGTATGGCATTTTAATGATGACAGATGAAGTCATTACAGGCTTTGGCAGAACCGGTAAAATGTTTGGCGTCGAACACTGGGATGTCGTCCCTGATTTAATGTCGGTTGCTAAAGGAATTACAAGCGGCTATATCCAGCTCGGGGCTGTGATGATGACCGAACAGCTGCGAGATGAATTAGCTGAACTGTCTGATAACGTTTTCTTCCATGGTTTTACTTACAGCGGCCACCCGACTGCCTGTGCTGTCGCTTTAAAAAATATTGAGATTATTGAAAATGAAGGCCTTGTTGACAATGCTAAACAAATGGAAAAAGAATTGCTTAACGGATTACATTATCTGCAGGACACTCATAAAATTGCAGCTAAGCCCCGAGCTCTTGGCTTAATGGGAGGAATTGAGCTTCTTGCTGATCCAGACAGCGACACAGCGTTTGATCCGTCTGTATTTGCAGCGCCAGCGGTGGTAGAAGAGTGTGCCAAACGAAATCTCATCTTGCGCCCGCTCATTTTTGGAGGATTGAACGTAGTAGCCATTGCTCCGCCTCTCATCGTGAACAAGCAAGACATTGAGACGATCATTCATACGCTGTCTGATTCAATCAAAGCATTTGAACAAAAAGTTTTATAA
- a CDS encoding APC family permease, which translates to MNEYNYSATETNGIQAEASAHSLKKVLKTRDLVIFGMVFMAPVSAQTLFGELTQLSKGHAVLSYVVGLVAMIFTAFCYGKMAGAFPKAGSTYSYTSQAIHPQLGFMAGWAILLDYLLIPMLLYKLSAVFLMELIPSVPLWIVLLIFVVPVTLSNYFGARVTSRVNMYMMLLMFFSLALFIGFAVKSIISSGGISSLFSLQGIYNRDTFSMNSLVTGASIAVLSYLGFDAVTTMSEDSKVTGKMVGRAAILSLLISSFFYICQVYFATLAAPDFTSFASQETAFFEIATAVGGSPLATICTLIIAVSGISTALAGQASASRILFSMGSDKMLPDFFARLHPKYQTPVNSIASLAIVGYIGAVFIPLSVLFQLIVIGALFGFVCVNLSVVKEFYFRRKERQGWQFITNLLFPLLGLSVCVYIFFGISPIGKTIGFIWLSAGFCLLMYTLKFLKREISIFENL; encoded by the coding sequence ATGAATGAATATAATTATTCAGCAACTGAAACGAATGGAATCCAAGCCGAGGCATCAGCCCATTCATTAAAAAAAGTTTTAAAAACGCGTGATTTAGTTATTTTTGGCATGGTATTCATGGCACCTGTTTCAGCCCAGACACTCTTTGGAGAACTGACCCAGCTATCCAAAGGACATGCGGTACTCTCCTATGTAGTAGGATTAGTGGCTATGATTTTCACCGCTTTTTGTTATGGAAAAATGGCTGGCGCTTTTCCAAAGGCTGGTTCCACTTACAGTTATACTTCCCAAGCCATTCATCCGCAACTAGGCTTTATGGCTGGATGGGCGATTTTACTCGATTACTTACTAATTCCGATGCTGCTTTATAAATTAAGTGCTGTCTTTCTGATGGAGCTCATTCCCTCTGTCCCCTTGTGGATCGTTCTATTGATTTTCGTCGTTCCAGTCACATTAAGTAACTACTTTGGCGCCCGCGTTACCTCGCGTGTGAATATGTATATGATGCTGCTCATGTTCTTCAGCCTCGCATTATTTATCGGCTTTGCTGTCAAAAGCATCATTTCTTCAGGCGGAATCAGCAGTCTTTTTTCTTTACAGGGGATCTATAATCGGGATACTTTCTCAATGAATTCACTGGTTACAGGCGCCTCGATTGCTGTCCTTTCCTATTTGGGATTTGACGCCGTAACAACTATGTCTGAAGATTCTAAAGTTACAGGAAAGATGGTCGGCCGCGCCGCTATTCTTTCTTTGTTAATCAGTTCCTTCTTTTATATATGTCAAGTATATTTTGCTACACTTGCAGCGCCAGACTTCACTTCATTTGCCTCTCAGGAAACAGCTTTTTTTGAAATTGCTACCGCTGTCGGCGGCAGCCCCCTTGCCACCATTTGTACGTTGATTATTGCCGTGTCGGGAATATCAACTGCTTTGGCCGGACAGGCATCCGCTTCTCGAATCTTATTCAGTATGGGTAGCGACAAAATGCTGCCGGATTTTTTTGCCCGGCTGCATCCGAAATATCAAACGCCCGTCAACAGTATTGCCTCATTAGCAATAGTCGGCTATATTGGTGCTGTTTTCATTCCTTTATCCGTTCTTTTCCAGCTGATTGTCATAGGAGCCCTCTTTGGTTTTGTTTGTGTTAACCTTTCAGTCGTCAAAGAGTTCTACTTTCGTCGGAAAGAAAGGCAGGGATGGCAATTCATCACCAATTTGTTATTTCCGCTGCTCGGTCTCTCTGTCTGCGTTTACATTTTCTTTGGTATTAGCCCGATTGGAAAAACGATTGGTTTCATCTGGTTGTCCGCTGGTTTTTGCCTGTTAATGTACACCTTGAAATTTCTAAAAAGAGAGATTTCTATCTTTGAAAACCTGTAA